In the genome of Paenibacillus pabuli, the window CAGGGCTATGGGAAAAGGGATATCGGAAGCGTCAGCAACAGCGACAATGGTTCAAAACTGGATCGGGGGTGCCTGGGTGACCCCGGCGGCAACCCGAACGGAGCCGGTCGTGAATCCGGCTACGGAAGAGGTCATTGCACACGTGCCGCTGTCTGAACAGGCGGATGTGGATTTGGCCGTCCAGACGGCACGGGAGGCGTTCCCGTCCTGGAGCGGTACACCGGTTCCCCGCCGTGCGCGTATTCTGTTCCGCTACCAGCAGCTGCTGGTGGAGCACTGGGAAGAACTCGCTCGATTGGTTACGCTGGAGAATGGTAAAAGCTACGCGGAAGCTTACGGCGAGGTGCAGCGCGGCATTGAATGTGTTGAGTTCGCCGCAGGTGCTCCGAACCTCATGATGGGCAAACAGCTGCCCGACATTGCCACCGGGCTGGAGTCGGGCATGTATCGGTACCCGATCGGTGTCATTGGGGGAATAACCCCCTTCAACTTCCCGATGATGGTACCGTGCTGGATGTTCCCGCTGGCGATTGCATGCGGCAACACCTTTGTCCTGAAGCCGTCCGAGCGCACACCGCTGCTGGCCGGCCGTCTGGCCGAGCTGTTCAAGGAAGCAGGGCTTCCGGACGGCGTGCTCAATATCGTTCACGGTGCGCATGACGTCGTGAACGGGCTGCTTGAACATAAGGATGTTCAAGCGATCTCTTTTGTTGGCTCACAGCCCGTGGCTGAATATGTCTATACCACCGCATCCGCACATGGCAAACGAGTACAGGCGCTGGCCGGTGCCAAAAACCATTCGATCGTTATGCCAGATGCCGATCTAGACCTGACGGTGAAAGAAATCACCAGCGCAGCCTTCGGATCAGCCGGGGAACGCTGCATGGCTTGCTCCGTTGTCGTTGCGGTGGGTGATGTCGCTGATACACTGGTACAAAAACTGGTGGAAGCTGCTGATCGCATCACTATTGGTAATGGCATGGATGAAGGAGTATTCCTGGGTCCTGTCATTCGTGGTCCACATAAGGAACGTACACTCAGCTACATTGAATCCGGAGAAAAGGAAGGGGCTGCTCTGATCCGGGACGGTCGCAAAGATGAGGCAACAGGCAAATCCGGTTATTTCGTTGGTCCGACGGTATTTGATG includes:
- a CDS encoding CoA-acylating methylmalonate-semialdehyde dehydrogenase yields the protein MGKGISEASATATMVQNWIGGAWVTPAATRTEPVVNPATEEVIAHVPLSEQADVDLAVQTAREAFPSWSGTPVPRRARILFRYQQLLVEHWEELARLVTLENGKSYAEAYGEVQRGIECVEFAAGAPNLMMGKQLPDIATGLESGMYRYPIGVIGGITPFNFPMMVPCWMFPLAIACGNTFVLKPSERTPLLAGRLAELFKEAGLPDGVLNIVHGAHDVVNGLLEHKDVQAISFVGSQPVAEYVYTTASAHGKRVQALAGAKNHSIVMPDADLDLTVKEITSAAFGSAGERCMACSVVVAVGDVADTLVQKLVEAADRITIGNGMDEGVFLGPVIRGPHKERTLSYIESGEKEGAALIRDGRKDEATGKSGYFVGPTVFDEVQSTMKIWKDEIFAPVLSVARVDTLEEAVELANRSDFANGACLFTRSGASMRQFRETIDAGMLGINLGVPAPMAFFPFSGWKKSFYGDLHANGTDGVEFYTRKKMVTARW